The DNA sequence TGGACGCCATGAGGCCGCTGGCGATCATCGGGCCGACCGGCACGGGTAAGTCCGCACTGGCCCTCGACGTGGCCGAACGCCTCGGCGGCGAGATCGTCAACGCCGACGCCATGCAGCTGTACCGCGGGATGGACATCGGCACCGCGAAGTTGCCGGTCGTCGAGCGCCGCGGCATCCCGCACCACCAGCTCGACGTCCTCGAGGTCACCGAGACCGCGTCGGTGGCGCGCTACCAGGCCGACGCCGCCCGCGACGTCGAGGCGATCGCCGCCCGCGGTGCGGTGCCGATCATCGTCGGCGGGTCGATGATGTACATCCAGGCGCTGCTCGACGACTGGGCGTTCCCCGCCACCGATCCCGCGGTGCGCGCCAAGTGGGAGGACCGCCTCGCCGAGGTGGGCGTGGCCGCGCTGCACGGCGAGCTGGCCGCGGTCGACGCGCAGGCGGCGGCCTCGATCCTGCCCACCGACGGCCGCCGCATCGTGCGCGCCCTCGAGGTCGTCGAGCTCACCGGCCGGCCGTTCGCGGCGTCCGCGCCCACCATCGGCGCACCGCGCTGGGACACCGCGATCATCGGTCTGGACTGGGAGACGACAGCTCTCGACGAACGCCTGGCCGTGCGCACCGACACGATGTTCGCCGACGGGCTGGTCGAGGAGGTGACACATCTGCTGACACGCGGGCTGCGGGACGGAGTGACGGCATCGCGCGCGTTGGGATACGCCCAGGTGCTCGCCGACCTCGACGCCGGCGGGGACGGATCGGCCGCACGCGAACCGACGTTCATCGGCACCCGCCGCTACGTGCGCAGGCAGCGGTCGTGGTTTCGCCGCGACCACCGCGTGCACTGGCTCGACGGCGCGTCGCCCGACAACGTCGAACGCACGCTGCGCACCTGGCGCGACGTATCCTGACCTGGTGCAGTTCGCCAAGGGACACGGGACGCAGAACGACTTCGTGGTGCTGCCCGACCCGCAGGCACGACTGGGACTGACGCCGGCCGTCGTCGCGGCGCTGTGCGACCGGCGCCGCGGGCTGGGCGCCGACGGCGTGCTGCGGGTGACCACCGCCGGTGCGGCGATGGCGGCGGGGGTGTTCGAGCGGTTGCCCGAAGGCGTCGCCGCCGACGACTGGTACATGGACTACCGCAACGCCGACGGCTCGATCGCGCAGATGTGCGGTAACGGCGTCCGGGTGTTCGCGCACTACCTGCGCGCGGCCGGCCTGGAATCCGCCGACGAGTTCGTGGTCGGCTCGCTGGCCGGGCCGCGCCCGGTCGTGCTGCACGGCTTCGACCCCGCGCATCCGTTCCGCGCCGAGGTGACCGTCGAGATGGGCAAGGTCAACCGGCTCGGCGCCGGGTCCGCCGTCGTCGGCGGCCGCAGCTTCACCGGGCTGGGAGTCGACGTCGGCAACCCCCACCTGGCGTGCGTGGACCCGGCGTTGACCGAGACCGACCTCGCCGCGCTCGACGTGGCCGCACCCGTGCGGTTCGACACCGCGCAGTTCCCCGACGGGGTCAACGTGGAAGTGCTCACCGCCCCGCGCGATGGAGCGGTCTCGATGCGGGTACACGAACGGGGTGTGGGGGAGACGCGCTCGTGCGGGACGGGAACGGTGGCGGCCGCGGTGGCGGCGCTGGCCCACGACGGAGCCCAGACCGGCACCCTCGCGGTCCGCATTCCCGGCGGCGTGGTCACCGTCGAGGTCACCGCGACCACCAGTTTCCTGCGTGGGCCCTCGGAATTGGTCGCGACCGGCGAGCTGTCCGAGGAATGGTGGCAGTCCCATCGGCGTTAATCGAGGTGCATGAAAAGTGATCTCCGTGCGAACCTTGATTCGCTCATGACGTATCCCGAATTTCCTTCCAACGACAATCCGAGCGCGGGCGAACTGGCGCTCGAGGACCGCTCCGCGCTGCGCCGCGTCGCGGGGCTGTCCACCGAACTCGCCGACATCTCCGAGGTCGAGTACCGCCAGCTGCGTCTGGAACGCGTGGTGCTGGTGGGTGTGTGGACCGAGGGCAGCGCGGCCGAGGCCGAAGCCAGTCTCGCCGAACTCGCCGCGCTCGCCGAGACCGCGGGTTCGGAGGTCCTCGAAGGCGTCGTCCAGCGCCGCGACAAACCCGACGCCTCCACCTACATCGGCTCCGGCAAAGCCGCCGAACTGCGCGAGATCGTGCTCGCCACCGGCGCCGACACCGTGATCTGCGACGGTGAGCTGAGCCCCGCCCAACTGACCGCACTGGAGAGGATCGTCAAGGTCAAGGTCATCGACCGGACCGCGCTGATCCTCGACATCTTCGCCCAGCACGCCACCAGCCGCGAAGGCAAGGCCCAGGTGTCGCTGGCGCAGATGGAGTACATGCTGCCGCGGCTGCGCGGCTGGGGTGAGTCGATGTCGCGCCAGGCCGGCGGCCGTGCCGGCGGTGCCGGCGGCGGTGTGGGCACACGTGGCCCCGGTGAGACGAAGATCGAGACCGACCGTCGCCGCATTCGCGAACGGATGAGCAAGCTGCGCCGCGAGATCAAGGACATGAAGAAGATCCGCGACACACAGCGCAGCGGACGCCGCCGCAACGAGGTGCCCTCGGTCGCGATCGTCGGCTATACCAACGCGGGTAAGTCCAGTCTGCTCAACGCCCTCACCGGCGCCGGTGTGCTGGTCGAGAACGCGTTGTTCGCCACGCTCGAACCCACAACGCGCCGAGGGGAATTCGAGGACGGCAGGCCGTTTGTGCTGACCGACACCGTCGGATTCGTGCGCCACCTGCCGACCCAGCTGGTCGAAGCGTTCCGCTCGACGCTCGAGGAGGTCGTCGACGCCGACCTGCTGGTGCACGTCGTCGACGGCTCGGATGCCAATCCGCTGGCCCAGATTCGCGCGGTGCGTGAGGTGATCAACGAGGTGGTCGCCGAGCAGGACGCCAAACCGGCTCCGGAACTGTTGGTGGTCAACAAGATCGACGCAGCCGACGGCGTGTCGCTGGCGCATCTGCGCGGCGCCCTGCCAGATGCGGTGTTCGTCTCGGCACGCACCGGCGAAGGCCTGGACCGGCTTTCGGCCCGGATGTCGGAGCTGGTGGAATCCACCGACACCACCGTCGACGTCACCATCCCTTACGACCGTGGCGATCTCGTGGCACGCGTCCACAGCGAGGGGCGTATCGACGCCACCGAGCACACCACCGACGGCACGCGGATCAAGGCGCGGGTGCCCGTCGCGCTCGCAGCGGGGCTGGCTGACTTCGCGACTTTCTGATGCGCTAGACTGTCCTCAACGCCGACGTCATCAGGACCGACGACGGCACGTCGTGGAACGCTTACCATCGCGTCCGGCTCAAGCACTTCTCGCGGCGATCGATGTTGCCGACCGGCAATCTCGCCACTTGTGTACCCCTTCTCCTGTGCCGTGCGACGGCGCTGCGCGGGTACACGACACTGCCCTGAAAGGCATCATCTGCATGACGACCACCCCGACATTCGCCGACCTCGGCGTTCGCGGACCGCTGCGACGTGTTCTGGAGAACCGTGGCATCGACAGCCCCTTCCCGATCCAGGCGGCGACGTTGCCGGACAGCCTTGCCGGCCGTGACGTGCTGGGCCGCGGCAAGACCGGCAGCGGTAAGACCCTGGCGTTCTCGCTGCCCCTGGTGAGCCGGCTGGCCGACGCCAAGCGGCGTTCGGCGCGGCCCAGCGGTCTGGTGCTCGCACCGACGCGTGAGCTGGCCAGCCAGATCACGGCCACTCTCGAACCCCTCGCCG is a window from the Mycolicibacterium litorale genome containing:
- the dapF gene encoding diaminopimelate epimerase produces the protein MQFAKGHGTQNDFVVLPDPQARLGLTPAVVAALCDRRRGLGADGVLRVTTAGAAMAAGVFERLPEGVAADDWYMDYRNADGSIAQMCGNGVRVFAHYLRAAGLESADEFVVGSLAGPRPVVLHGFDPAHPFRAEVTVEMGKVNRLGAGSAVVGGRSFTGLGVDVGNPHLACVDPALTETDLAALDVAAPVRFDTAQFPDGVNVEVLTAPRDGAVSMRVHERGVGETRSCGTGTVAAAVAALAHDGAQTGTLAVRIPGGVVTVEVTATTSFLRGPSELVATGELSEEWWQSHRR
- the hflX gene encoding GTPase HflX, which encodes MTYPEFPSNDNPSAGELALEDRSALRRVAGLSTELADISEVEYRQLRLERVVLVGVWTEGSAAEAEASLAELAALAETAGSEVLEGVVQRRDKPDASTYIGSGKAAELREIVLATGADTVICDGELSPAQLTALERIVKVKVIDRTALILDIFAQHATSREGKAQVSLAQMEYMLPRLRGWGESMSRQAGGRAGGAGGGVGTRGPGETKIETDRRRIRERMSKLRREIKDMKKIRDTQRSGRRRNEVPSVAIVGYTNAGKSSLLNALTGAGVLVENALFATLEPTTRRGEFEDGRPFVLTDTVGFVRHLPTQLVEAFRSTLEEVVDADLLVHVVDGSDANPLAQIRAVREVINEVVAEQDAKPAPELLVVNKIDAADGVSLAHLRGALPDAVFVSARTGEGLDRLSARMSELVESTDTTVDVTIPYDRGDLVARVHSEGRIDATEHTTDGTRIKARVPVALAAGLADFATF
- the miaA gene encoding tRNA (adenosine(37)-N6)-dimethylallyltransferase MiaA; translation: MRPLAIIGPTGTGKSALALDVAERLGGEIVNADAMQLYRGMDIGTAKLPVVERRGIPHHQLDVLEVTETASVARYQADAARDVEAIAARGAVPIIVGGSMMYIQALLDDWAFPATDPAVRAKWEDRLAEVGVAALHGELAAVDAQAAASILPTDGRRIVRALEVVELTGRPFAASAPTIGAPRWDTAIIGLDWETTALDERLAVRTDTMFADGLVEEVTHLLTRGLRDGVTASRALGYAQVLADLDAGGDGSAAREPTFIGTRRYVRRQRSWFRRDHRVHWLDGASPDNVERTLRTWRDVS